The genomic DNA ACTTGCCGTTCATCTCGTCTTTGGAACTGCTCGACCTATAGAGCTTCTTGAGAGGACTACAATGGATTAGGAGGAGACATTGCCTGACAGGCTGTAAATACTCTGATTCAAATATCCAAGGGCTAGTTGATGTCTGCGTGTTAACTTGCCTTTCTATCCTAGATTTGGCCACTTGGTGTCTACAACCATAATGCCGTCTATTAGTTGAGAGAACCACTGTAGATTAGTTGAATACGTTGTGTAGCGGATCATGCGTACCATTATTAGCTTTGTAAGGTTCAATTATTGTTTACGTGTGACCTTGCCTGCCCATCCTGGTTTTCTGCCGCTTGGTACAACCAAATCTATATGGGTATCACAGAGAAGACCCGACACGCACGTCTACTGCTCTCCTCCATTGGCTTCCCTCCAGGTAGTACAATGAGCTTGCAGTTCCCTGCTCTCGTCACCGGCCACTCCGAGGAGAGCAGGTTAGTTCTTACTCGCAAGCAGGATAAATTGCCATGTATTGGTCAGCGGGCGAGCCGAATAAGCTGACCTCCGGCGACGCACGGAAGACTAGTTCATACGATGGCTACATCATAGTTGTGCGGGCTTTATCCAATTCCCCATCAGGGTCGCTTGCGTATTTGCGCTCGCAACCCACCTATCCCGTGTTGGATTGCCTTTGCTCTATTCGCTCACCGTGTTATCTACCCCTCCAACTTCACCATGGCAGCCCAATGCTTCCACGACCCATGGGCCGAGCTTGCTGATTGCAGCAGGTACTCAGCTGTCATTGAAACAGAGAGTGGGTCTTTGTAGAGTCTACGGGGCTTTTACACCGGTCTACTCGCCAACGCATTCGCCGTGGCAGTATAACGCCATACCGGAGGTTTTGTACGTTTGAGGCGACAAAAGGTATTGGTACGCTATGGGAAGAGTTTGGCGCCGTCTCATCTTCGGGCCTTACAAAGATCTAGAGCGATCTGCGTGACACGGCTCAGTTTCGCAGGGATCAGGGCGATCGCCATCCATTCTTGATCCAACACGAACGGGATGAAAAGCACCACCAAACTTGCTTTTCGGTGATGCGGGGTGATGGAGGGGTAACTCGGTGCTACATTGACGGGGCTGTGTACAAGAGGGGGAGGACTGTCGTTGGATTTAGATAATACTAACATTGATCGATCAATCTCATCAAAGAAAATATTCACGCACAATTCAGTTTACTATTCTTTGAGAAAAAGAATCAAAGTCAAAATCTCATCATAATCATGTCCTATAACAATGACAACGACAATGACCGTACCTCGGGGTACGGTAACGACCAGAACAGCTCTTCCTACGGAAACAAGCAGTCAAGCTACGGTTCCAATGACACTGGAGACTCATACAACTCCTCGAGTCGCAAGAACGACAATGACAACGAAGATTCCTACGGATCGAGCAAGAAGTCAAGCTATGACGAAGACAACCAGACATCCTCTTATGGATCGAACAACAAGTCCAGCTATGGAAGCAATGATAACCAAGACTCTTCTTACGGATTGTCTACACGCAAGAGTGACAACGATGACACATACGGCTCGAGCAATACGTCCTCTGGCTACGGTTCATCGGGCcgcaacaacaacagcagcagcaacaatGATGATGACAACTCTTATGGCAGCAAGAAACAGTCTTCATACGGCTCTTCAAACACCAACGACGACTCATATGGCTCAGGCAACAAGTCCTCCAGCTACGGCTCAACTGATAAGGATGATTCCTACGGCTCGGGAAACAAGTCTTCTGGATACGGATCAAACGATAAGGATGACTCCTACGGCTCGAGCAACAAGTCCTCCGGCTACGGCTCATCAGATAAGCAAGACTCTTACGGATCGACCAACAAGTCCTCCGGCTACGGAGGCAGCAACGACAACGATAACAGCTATGGTAGCAGCAACAAACAATCCAACTCTAGGTCCAACGATGATGATAACTCTTACGGCTCTGGCAACAAGTCTTCCAGTGGCCTGGGCACATCTGGCGACTCTTATGGTTCCGGAAACACACGGGACAACGATTCATCCTCCTATGGAAAATCTGGCCGATCTAACGAGGACAGTTATGGTTCTAATGACCGCGAGAGTTCAGGTTATGGAAGCTCGAACAAGAGAGACAATGACTACTAAGATGTAACAATCCTTGAAGGTCATTGTGCGACTGCTTGGTGTGAAGGATGTTAAATGATGGGAATATCTCAGATGCAATTGCTCACTGGAAGTAAGGCATGAAGTGTCTTCTAGGCCTCGTGATACAACTAGCTTAAAGCAATCGAATCTATTCCATGATATGACGTCTACTACCCACGCTGATCTAAAATACGCAATGTTTAGTTCAATTTGCAGTCCACCTGGGTGTCAAAAAATACTagacatactagtgtaaaaaagccactgtagtcgtCAGACACGTCAATTAGGTGTTTACCCACACTGTCTAGTATTTTATGTCACCTATGTAGGTGGTCCAAGTCCAACGCTAATTATGGAAACACATACCTGCATAACAAACCTGATCATTTCCTTCGACAGCAGGTTCTATGAATAGTGCGACATTGATGCGTCGAATAGTGTTGCAAAGGTGAAGGCAAAGCGAATTAAGACAGGGAAGTTTGACGCGTGTTGTGCAGGCATACGTCACTAGTGAGGGGCAAGTGGCCCTTGGACCCTGGCTGGAGGGGCATCTCAAGCTACAGGTGCCACTCGGGTACATGACATCTTCCTCCCTTCCAAGGTTATAACCGCAATCAAGACTCTTTACTGCGTCAAACTTCGCTCAATCCCAATCTCTACACTCTTCACTCTCATATCCTGTAAGTACCTCGTTCTCACACGTAAGTGTCGCATAACACAACTTCCCTTATCGCGATACTTGCCCCGCTTGCTGTAGTGGAGCTAAATGCGGAGTATTTGGGGGAGCCCAAACAGTTGCTATTAGCAGATTGAGCAAGTTTAGGAGCCCCAATCTCACGCTGCATCCATATTGACTTCACAATCCTACCCTATACTAACTCTACTCAAGGTACCAGAACCACAAGATGTCCTACAACGACGAGCGCAGCGGATACGGACAGCAGTCCGGCTATGGTGGTGGCGGAAACGACCGTCGCGACGACCAGGGAGGTTATGGCGGCGGCAATGAGCGACGCGAGGAATACGGCCGGCCCCAAGAAGGTGGTTTTGGAGGCCCTGCACTCGGTGATGAGGAGAGGCGAGGAGGTGGACATTCGTCTGGCGGATACGGTGGCGGTGGAGAACGCAGGGAAGAGCATGGTCAACAACAGGGAGGTGGAGGCTACGACCAGCGCCCTAGCGGAGGCTCCTCGTATGGTGGAGGTGGCGATGACAGGCGCCAGGAATCCCATGGATACGGAGGAGAGAACTACAAGGATCGTCCATCAGGTAGTAGCAACTACAACGATCGCCCTTCGGGAGGCAGCAGCCACAACGATCGTCCATCAGGAGGCAGCAACTACAATGACCGTCCATCCGGAGACAGTAACTACAACGAGCACTCCTCAGGAGGCAGTAACTACAATGACCGCCCGTCTGGAGGCAGCAGCTACAACGATCGCCCATCAGAGACTAGCAGCTATGGAGGCAACACCGGCGGACACAGCAGCTCGGGCCACCAAGGTCAGCAGTCTTCTGGTACATCATATGGCGGCGGAGGTGGATATGGAGGAGCTTCAGACGACTTTTCAGGCGCAGCTCACCATGCTACATCCGAAGCTGGTAACAGCGGAGACTCAAGCCTGTTCACCAGTGTTCTTGGCATGCTCACCAGCGACAAGGACAAGCTCAAACACGACGACGTGGATGAGGACGATGCGGTCAAACAACACGAGAAGTTTTACGGCAATGGAAGCCAAGGCGGCAGCGAACAAGCTAGCTCAAACAACGTCggcgctgctgctgctatGCAAGCAATGAAGATGTTCAACAGCGGTAGCCAGGAAGATGCAAAGGGCGGACAGAACAAGTTCATAGGAATGGCCATGGGACAAGCCGCTCAGCTCTTCGACAAGCAGCAGAGCGAGGGAAAGACTGTAAGTACCAACATCAACCCTTATCCACTCGGATTGATTGGCTAACGCGAATAGGATCCCGCCGCGACCAAGCAAGAGGCAATCGCGCAGGCTGCACAGATGGCTCTCAAGTTCTACGTGAAGTCGCAAATGGGTGGAGGCAGCGGCGGCAGCGGTGGTGGTAGCTCTGGCGGCGGCCTAGGCACTATGCTCAACATGGCCAGCAAGTTCATGAGCAAGTGATCGGCCTACATGTAGTCCACCCGTGTCATAAAATACCggacatactagtgtaaaaaggccactgtagtcgccagcCACATCTAttaggtgcttacccacactgtctagtattttatgtcacccaggtgaGTCCAAGATTCCAAGGCGGCAGTCTGAACCGAACAAATCCACATTAGCTATACAAGAAGGAATGTGACCATGCAAATACTGATAACCTGGAAAAGTTGTTCAGCTATGTGGAGACTGTGCTGTGCTGCGCCGTAATCGTCATCGTCGGCGAAGTGACGCGGGTGACAAGCGAGTGAAGGACTGTGGCAGTGATGTGCGAATCATACCCCATATCTCTAATCTTGTGGTTACATTTTGTGGCGCACAGCACATTAAACCCGGACACGATCCGAACGCAAGCAGCAAGCGTTGCTTATGTCTGAACTCACTGTTCCTAGCCTTGTGTGACGAAAGAAATCGCCGGAAACGGCACTATTGTCTGCTTTTTCCAAATCCATTGCTTAGCCACAGCAAGCTGAACATCAACTCCATCCCATCACCGCGGATGCTAAACGTAAAATGTAGGATGAAGTGGACATCTTGAACGTGCATCATTCATTATTCCGCGGCCCCACCATATGCAGCCTACCTGCAGCCTATCTGCATTTATAGGATGTAGCTGCATGCCACACGCGAGACCCATGACCCGAATTGGGATCGGTACGCGTGACTTAGCCTACCAATCTGGGCACTTGCTCGACCGGATCTGGGATATTGAATCTTGGATCTATGAATTGGTTCGATTGGGGCCAGCGGACCTAGCTTTGGTTACATCATGTACCTATGTCTGCCCGCTCTTTTTGTAGCCTACTGCTGTTATCTCGCAGTGTATTCACTTTCGTTTGCCTACTACTCTCCAGCTAATCGTGAAAATCGACTCTGTTTGTTGGCGCACTGGCCACTATGCGCAGAGTTCTATATCCTCTTCCAGCTGTTATGAGCTTATTGTCTTTAATACAGCTACTGCCTCTACCTCATGTCGTCAGAGCCCAAGACTCGATTAGCTACAATATCGATAGCTATGGAGCTGATGATCCTAGTGGAACACCGTTTCAAACGTACATGTCGAATAAGAATGTGAAGCCACCGCAGATGCCGATTAATCGCAATGGAACGGGGTTGCAGAGTGGGTATGTGTTTCTGGGGGTTAATGGGTTACCGTCTAGTGGGCAGAATTGGCCGGGAATATTTGGTATGTTTTTTTCCTGTGTTATTGGGTCAAGATGGCGTTGGCACAAGCCAGTGCGTATTATTGACTTTGTGGAATCAGAATTTTCGGACGACCGTATGGGGTCACTTGTTTGGATTGCAAATTACACTGAGCCTTTTGACTTCAGGGTCCAAACGTACAAGGGCGAGTCTGTTTTGACACTATGGTCAGGAGAGTTACTGAATGGGTTCGGGCGTGGGTCGTACCATATCCTCAACCAGAGCTATGATGAGATTGCGCATTTCGAAGTTGATCGTTTCGGCGAAAATATGGGAGATATCCACGAATTTGGTATTACCGGTGATGACACTGCGCTAGTCATTATTTACCACGGTATACCCTGGGATCTGACAACGTCTGGGGGTATTGAGAATGGCTGGCTTTTCGAGAACACGTTCCAGGAGATCAATATAGAAACTGGTGAACTTGTTTTCGAACGGAACGCCAGCACCCACGTTGGAATCAACGAACCGTACAACTCGTTACCGTCTGATGTAGGTCAGTCTGAGGACACTCCGTGGGACTACTTCCACATGAACTCTGTCGAAAAAGACAACAATGGTGACTACCTTGTCTCCGCACGAGTAATGAATTGTGTTTACAAAATCTCTAGACAAAATGGAAACATCATCTGGCGTCTCCAAGGAAAGCAATCAGATTTTGATGTCGACCCCGCCGCCAAATTTGCCTTCCAGCACGACGCACGTTAGCTAGACGAGTCGCAAACACGGCTCACTCTCTTCGACAATGGGCCCACCGATACAATCGGCTATTCACGTGGGCTCCTCCTATCTGTAGATCAGTCCGCGAAAACCGTCAAACTCCTCACTGAATTCACGAACTCCGCAAAGACATTTGCAATATATGAAGGTAGCCTACAAGCTATCGACCCCGCCAACGAAACCACAAACTACATGCTCGGATATGGCAGCGAGCCCTTCTTCGCTGAGCTAGATCACCAGGGTAACATACTCCTCGACATGCAGTTCGGGAAATCGAATGTCGTAAACGCGTATCGCACTTTCCGCCAGCAATGGCAGGATAAGCCAGCAACAAATCCAGATCTGCACTGGGATCGAGAGGGAAACAAGGTGTATTTTTCATGGAACGGTGCTACCGATGTGGACAGTTAGGCTGTTTTGACGGCCAATGCGAGTAATGCGGCTACGTGGACGAATGTTACGACTGCACTGCGAACGGGATTTGAGACGATTGTTGACTTGGCAGGTGCGCAGTTGCAGGGTTTTGTGAGAGGAAAGgctgttggagatgatgggGAAGTGTTGGGATGGACACTGGCGAGTGATGGAGTGAAGCTTTTTGACGCCCCCGATGATGCTGAGGAAAGCGCAGCAGTTCCTTCATCTAGTATGACGTCTTCTGCAAGAGGCTTAGTTTCATCGAGCACGGAAGCTGCGACCTCGATTAGCTTGGCATCGTCAAGCACAGAAGGAGCTGCTTGGAGCTCGTCGAGTGGCATGGCAGTTGCTGCGAAAGTAACGCACGGGGTTATGGAACAAGTCTatgttgctgctgctgctgtgtTATTGGGTGGACTAGTACTTACATAGAATGGCTTTGATACTTGGTATGGGTATATATATGAGAAGTCCCAGAGAGCAGACTTGTCatcaatcaaatcaatcaattATAAAGCTGGAGACTGGTTTGATTGACGTTTTTTTTAAGTTTTGATTAATTACTTGATTTGACAGCTCAGAAAACCTGATTGATTGACGATTGGTTGACTGACTGATGGTGTATGAGTTACCTAATTGGGTTAGACTATTACCCGATTTGGAGCTTCCAGTGGATTGAAATTTGAGATCGTAAACAGTATCAATACTAATAAGGTGCGTCCCTAAGTGCAGAGACACACTATGTCGCGAGACAGGTTCACACTACGGACGTCCGGAAATGCTCCTTCTTAATCCTGTCGAGATGTAAATGACACCTAATCATTCTCTAGCTACTACTCCTTAAGTCGATTTACCTCTGATACAGATTGCTGTGGTGTTAGCTAGGCTATTAATCGTTACGTTAACGTCGTCAATCGGCTCTTTAACAACACCCCCCTGTCCATTAATAATTATGTGGAGTAATTAACTACTTGGAGGGTTATAAAGAGAGCG from Pyrenophora tritici-repentis strain M4 chromosome 8, whole genome shotgun sequence includes the following:
- a CDS encoding Gly-rich multi-domain protein, whose protein sequence is MSYNDERSGYGQQSGYGGGGNDRRDDQGGYGGGNERREEYGRPQEGGFGGPALGDEERRGGGHSSGGYGGGGERREEHGQQQGGGGYDQRPSGGSSYGGGGDDRRQESHGYGGENYKDRPSGSSNYNDRPSGGSSHNDRPSGGSNYNDRPSGDSNYNEHSSGGSNYNDRPSGGSSYNDRPSETSSYGGNTGGHSSSGHQGQQSSGTSYGGGGGYGGASDDFSGAAHHATSEAGNSGDSSLFTSVLGMLTSDKDKLKHDDVDEDDAVKQHEKFYGNGSQGGSEQASSNNVGAAAAMQAMKMFNSGSQEDAKGGQNKFIGMAMGQAAQLFDKQQSEGKTDPAATKQEAIAQAAQMALKFYALCSTWPASS
- a CDS encoding Arylsulfotran-2 multi-domain protein, whose protein sequence is MGSLVWIANYTEPFDFRVQTYKGESVLTLWSGELLNGFGRGSYHILNQSYDEIAHFEVDRFGENMGDIHEFGITGDDTALVIIYHGIPWDLTTSGGIENGWLFENTFQEINIETGELVFERNASTHVGINEPYNSLPSDVGQSEDTPWDYFHMNSVEKDNNGDYLVSARVMNCVYKISRQNGNIIWRLQGKQSDFDVDPAAKFAFQHDAR